One genomic segment of Catalinimonas alkaloidigena includes these proteins:
- a CDS encoding Na/Pi cotransporter family protein, translating to MTSYVDIWQLLAGLGLFLFAMQQLEEALSALAGRSFKIFLKTSTKHPLKGLFSGVILTAVLQSSSAVSLLLLAFVGAGILSMNQALPVIFGSNLGTTATGWLVVSLGFKLPVEDIALPLIGLGGIVLFFFRNQSAYFNSGRFLLSFGVIFLGLEMMKVSVEVLAQNLNLSAFAQYGHLVFLFVGALLTALIQSSSATMVIALSVLHTGLLPLSAAMAIVIGSNVGTTTTVFLGSLGGVPAKKQVAFAHFLFNLITAGLALLILTYLQVLITDVLSIEDPLVALVIFHSFFNLLGILLFLPFTRPLSHFLDKIFVVKKVSINQHLHLVTAEVPEAAIEALQKETFRLLNIALFLNLKALRVTNEKISHYLVESEQSQAVRIRRLSYPKAYLLVKQLEGEMLRFYAEIQKQTLDPEESQNLSKLMTVIQNTMHSVKGLKDIAHNILEFESRTSEDYQHLLHNFRDSTQQFYEALSDQIHAEEGRATFEEQSKLMVMIQQNYEQLLVKINAITNRRTLNEVSISTFFNVNRELYSSHKAILMGASDMISFLRESALAEKDL from the coding sequence ATGACAAGCTATGTTGACATTTGGCAATTACTGGCTGGATTGGGCCTGTTTCTTTTCGCCATGCAGCAGTTAGAAGAAGCTCTTTCTGCGCTTGCGGGCAGGTCGTTCAAAATTTTTCTCAAAACCAGCACCAAGCACCCGCTGAAGGGTCTGTTTAGCGGAGTAATACTAACAGCGGTACTTCAGAGCAGTTCGGCAGTTTCACTCTTGTTACTGGCATTTGTAGGGGCAGGAATATTGAGTATGAATCAGGCTTTACCTGTTATTTTTGGCTCAAATTTAGGGACAACAGCTACAGGATGGCTGGTTGTCAGCCTGGGGTTTAAATTACCGGTAGAGGATATTGCATTACCCTTGATTGGTTTGGGTGGCATTGTACTGTTTTTTTTCCGCAACCAATCCGCTTACTTTAATAGCGGCAGGTTTTTACTAAGCTTTGGTGTCATTTTCTTAGGCCTGGAAATGATGAAGGTAAGCGTTGAAGTATTGGCACAAAACCTCAACTTGTCAGCCTTTGCTCAGTATGGTCACCTTGTATTTTTATTTGTAGGGGCGCTACTTACTGCCTTGATTCAATCCAGTTCAGCTACCATGGTGATAGCGCTGAGTGTACTTCATACGGGTTTACTTCCACTTTCTGCTGCCATGGCCATTGTAATCGGCTCAAATGTGGGCACGACCACTACTGTTTTTCTGGGATCTCTGGGAGGTGTGCCCGCAAAAAAACAGGTAGCTTTCGCCCACTTTCTGTTTAACCTCATTACTGCCGGCCTGGCATTACTGATATTAACCTATCTGCAGGTTCTGATTACTGATGTACTAAGCATAGAGGACCCGCTGGTAGCGCTGGTTATTTTTCATTCCTTTTTCAACCTCCTGGGGATACTGTTGTTTTTACCATTCACCCGTCCGCTAAGCCATTTCCTAGATAAAATATTTGTCGTCAAAAAAGTCAGTATCAATCAACATCTTCATCTGGTAACCGCAGAAGTACCGGAGGCTGCCATTGAAGCTTTACAAAAAGAAACATTTCGCTTGTTGAATATTGCTCTGTTCCTGAACCTTAAAGCTTTGAGAGTAACCAATGAAAAAATAAGTCATTACTTGGTAGAAAGTGAGCAAAGTCAGGCGGTGAGGATTCGTCGGCTTTCTTACCCCAAAGCCTATTTGCTGGTAAAACAACTGGAAGGAGAGATGCTGCGCTTTTACGCAGAAATCCAAAAGCAAACGCTTGATCCTGAAGAATCACAAAACCTGAGTAAACTCATGACAGTCATTCAGAATACGATGCACTCGGTGAAAGGCCTGAAAGATATAGCGCACAACATTTTGGAATTTGAAAGCAGAACATCTGAAGATTATCAGCACTTGCTGCATAATTTTCGCGATAGCACTCAGCAGTTCTATGAAGCACTTTCTGACCAGATACATGCAGAAGAGGGGAGAGCTACTTTTGAAGAACAGAGCAAGCTGATGGTGATGATACAGCAAAATTATGAGCAGCTGCTGGTTAAAATAAACGCAATTACAAATAGAAGAACATTGAACGAGGTAAGTATTTCAACCTTCTTTAATGTTAATCGGGAACTCTACTCATCGCATAAAGCAATACTGATGGGAGCAAGTGATATGATAAGCTTTCTCAGGGAAAGTGCCTTAGCTGAAAAAGATTTGTAG
- a CDS encoding Crp/Fnr family transcriptional regulator, with product MNPILSTLPLMYETTFTKSENFPSIALSKLKNHYELTVYSKGQKIFHEGHTPLGLYYIQEGKVKLYKYGSDGKVQIIRIAGQNEFIGYTALLNQMKYHITASVIEEATIAFIPSKDFFDIMGTDTSIVGYFTQLLCNDLVNVEKRLVAQAYQPVRGRLAEALLSLDNLYEKEDSDEESFIKISRSDLASLLGTAKETVIRLLSEFKSDQLITTNGRIISVLNPKGLLRISHMYD from the coding sequence ATGAACCCAATCTTGTCTACCCTCCCCCTCATGTATGAAACTACATTTACAAAGAGTGAAAATTTTCCCAGTATAGCTTTGTCTAAGCTTAAGAATCATTACGAGCTTACTGTGTATTCCAAAGGCCAGAAGATTTTTCATGAAGGCCATACTCCATTAGGGCTATATTATATTCAGGAAGGAAAAGTTAAACTCTACAAATACGGAAGTGATGGTAAAGTGCAAATTATTCGTATTGCCGGACAAAATGAATTTATTGGCTATACAGCATTGCTTAACCAAATGAAGTACCATATCACTGCTTCTGTAATTGAAGAAGCCACTATAGCCTTCATACCCAGCAAAGATTTTTTTGATATCATGGGCACCGACACTTCAATCGTCGGCTATTTTACCCAACTATTGTGTAATGACCTGGTGAATGTGGAGAAAAGGCTGGTAGCACAAGCTTATCAGCCGGTGCGGGGTAGGCTGGCAGAAGCATTGCTATCACTGGATAACTTATATGAAAAAGAAGATAGTGATGAAGAAAGTTTTATCAAGATCAGTCGCAGCGACCTGGCAAGCTTATTAGGTACTGCCAAAGAAACGGTCATCCGACTACTTTCTGAGTTTAAGTCAGATCAGTTGATCACCACCAATGGACGAATCATATCAGTACTCAACCCAAAAGGACTGTTACGCATCAGTCATATGTACGACTGA
- a CDS encoding efflux RND transporter permease subunit translates to MEDAKQKDEKKFSGPIAYMAQNSLVANLLMLILLGGGFWTMSNIQKEVFPQFQLDMVEVSVVYPGAAPAEVEQGILMPVEEAVRGIQGIKEIVSTANEGSGEVMIELVAGAERMNVFQDIDQAISRIVTFPDEIEEPEVRLQANQRDVMEIGLFGEVDIWTLRKLGERLRDRLLNEENITQVELGNVPEYVTHIEIPRHRLREYNITLGQVANIIRQSSEDVPAGDVSTNSGEILLRMKERKQWAEEFSKIEIISAESGATVTLGDIAAIKDGFEETNFHSQFNQQPSIELSIYRIGDQSPLDIEETVKQILADYESSLPPGVQYRIEGNRAEDYRERLGLLTENGLLAIVIVLFILTLFLEYKLAFWVMMGMAISFIGGMVLLPLIGVSINMISMFGFLVVLGIVVDDAIVVGENIYEYRQQGYSFMDAAIKGTRDIAKPVVFSILTTIIAFVPLLFLPGTTGKFWWPLPAVVIMVLAVSLLEALFILPSHLAHSVKKDRFKIGKYLGRWQRYFSSRFEEYVDKYYRPLLKVCLANRYITLCSAVTLLVVIGGYGYSDHMGIILMPEVAADEIEGAVRLPVSTTPVQAAEVAHQITRSTLQMFEEHQLYKVAEGVKTNVRGQNFIDIEIVMKPPDQRDMTAQQVIELWRDEIGDIAGVDQITFEAERGPGGAAQDISVDLSHSDINVLEKASQAFVAEVKRFTNTRDVNDNYNKGKIQLDFKLLPEGRNLGLTSTEVGQQIRNAFFGALAMRQLRGNNEVEVRVKLPLSERRDIYNLEDFLIRTPDSTEVPLLDVVTVERREAFTSINRRNGRRVVTVGMDAEPASAVTQVLESLNQEVLPQLRADYPGITWSFEGSQADMRESTQTLWGGFALAMMIIYALLAIAFNNYIQPLIVMIAIPFGIVGAVIGHILLGYDLSLVSLMGVIALSGVVVNDSLIMVDYANKKSKEESVFDAIFEAGIRRFRPIMLTTLTTFGGLTPIILETSRQARNLIPMAISLGFGIVFATSIILILVPCLYMILEDVVSSVKKTKEKVIAS, encoded by the coding sequence ATGGAAGACGCAAAGCAGAAAGACGAGAAAAAGTTTAGTGGTCCTATCGCCTACATGGCGCAAAACTCATTGGTCGCCAACTTACTGATGCTTATTTTATTGGGCGGAGGCTTCTGGACCATGTCTAATATTCAGAAAGAGGTATTTCCCCAGTTTCAGCTGGACATGGTGGAGGTAAGCGTAGTATACCCGGGCGCTGCTCCGGCTGAGGTTGAACAGGGAATTCTTATGCCGGTAGAAGAAGCTGTAAGAGGCATACAGGGCATTAAAGAGATCGTTTCTACCGCCAACGAAGGTTCAGGGGAGGTCATGATTGAACTGGTAGCCGGTGCTGAGCGAATGAACGTCTTTCAGGACATTGATCAGGCCATTAGTAGGATCGTCACTTTTCCCGATGAAATAGAAGAACCGGAAGTTCGCCTGCAGGCCAACCAGAGAGATGTCATGGAAATTGGCCTGTTCGGAGAGGTTGATATCTGGACGCTGAGAAAACTGGGCGAGCGTCTCCGTGACCGCCTGCTCAATGAGGAGAATATCACCCAGGTGGAGCTTGGAAATGTACCTGAATATGTGACTCATATAGAGATTCCGCGTCACCGCTTGCGTGAATACAACATTACGCTGGGACAGGTTGCTAATATCATTCGTCAGTCCAGCGAAGATGTGCCTGCCGGAGATGTATCCACTAATAGCGGAGAAATACTGCTGCGCATGAAGGAGCGTAAGCAGTGGGCTGAAGAGTTTAGCAAGATTGAAATCATCTCCGCTGAATCCGGGGCTACCGTTACATTGGGAGATATTGCTGCAATCAAGGATGGCTTTGAAGAGACAAATTTTCACTCTCAGTTTAACCAGCAACCTTCCATAGAGTTGTCTATCTATCGTATAGGCGATCAGTCTCCGCTGGACATAGAGGAAACCGTTAAGCAAATTTTAGCTGATTATGAAAGTTCACTCCCTCCCGGCGTTCAGTACCGTATTGAAGGCAACCGGGCAGAAGACTATCGTGAGCGTTTGGGCTTACTTACTGAGAATGGCCTGCTTGCCATCGTAATCGTACTCTTTATTCTCACCCTTTTTCTGGAATATAAACTTGCCTTCTGGGTGATGATGGGCATGGCAATTTCCTTTATCGGGGGTATGGTACTCTTACCGCTGATCGGGGTAAGCATCAATATGATTTCCATGTTTGGCTTTCTGGTCGTGCTGGGTATCGTAGTTGATGATGCCATCGTTGTAGGCGAAAATATTTATGAATACCGGCAACAAGGTTATAGTTTTATGGATGCCGCCATCAAAGGAACGCGCGACATTGCCAAGCCGGTGGTTTTCAGTATTCTTACCACTATTATTGCTTTTGTCCCTCTGCTTTTCCTTCCCGGCACCACGGGTAAATTCTGGTGGCCACTCCCCGCGGTAGTCATTATGGTACTTGCAGTTTCATTGCTGGAAGCTTTATTTATCTTACCCTCCCACCTTGCCCATAGCGTAAAAAAAGACCGTTTTAAAATAGGAAAATACCTGGGACGCTGGCAGCGGTACTTTTCTTCACGCTTTGAAGAATATGTAGACAAATATTACCGTCCGCTGCTTAAGGTTTGTCTGGCCAACCGATACATTACTCTCTGCTCTGCCGTTACGCTCCTGGTGGTGATAGGAGGTTATGGTTACAGTGACCATATGGGTATCATCCTGATGCCCGAAGTAGCAGCCGATGAAATAGAAGGCGCGGTGAGGCTTCCGGTAAGTACTACCCCTGTACAGGCCGCCGAAGTAGCCCATCAGATCACCCGATCTACCCTTCAGATGTTTGAAGAACATCAGCTTTATAAAGTGGCAGAGGGCGTTAAAACCAATGTGAGAGGACAAAACTTTATTGATATAGAAATTGTGATGAAGCCCCCCGACCAGCGGGATATGACAGCTCAGCAGGTCATTGAGCTTTGGAGGGACGAAATTGGTGACATCGCCGGGGTTGATCAGATCACCTTTGAAGCAGAGCGTGGACCGGGAGGTGCCGCCCAGGACATCAGTGTGGACCTCAGCCATTCAGATATCAATGTGCTGGAAAAAGCCAGCCAGGCTTTTGTAGCGGAAGTTAAGAGGTTTACAAACACCCGTGATGTCAATGATAACTATAACAAAGGAAAAATACAGCTTGACTTTAAACTCCTGCCTGAAGGCCGTAACCTGGGGTTGACCTCCACTGAGGTAGGGCAACAGATCAGGAATGCCTTCTTCGGTGCCCTGGCCATGCGCCAACTGAGAGGCAATAACGAGGTGGAGGTAAGGGTAAAGCTTCCCCTATCAGAACGGAGAGATATCTATAACCTGGAAGACTTTTTGATTCGCACACCGGACAGCACCGAAGTACCTTTATTGGATGTGGTGACCGTAGAGAGGCGCGAAGCGTTCACGTCTATCAATAGGAGAAATGGACGCAGGGTAGTTACCGTGGGCATGGATGCCGAGCCTGCCAGTGCGGTGACCCAGGTGTTGGAATCACTGAATCAGGAAGTACTTCCTCAACTGAGAGCTGATTATCCGGGCATCACCTGGAGTTTTGAGGGAAGCCAGGCGGATATGAGAGAGTCAACCCAGACCCTCTGGGGTGGTTTCGCATTGGCGATGATGATCATTTACGCCCTGCTGGCAATTGCTTTTAACAATTATATACAACCCCTTATCGTCATGATAGCCATACCTTTTGGTATTGTGGGTGCCGTCATTGGTCATATTCTTTTGGGTTATGATCTTTCACTGGTGAGCTTGATGGGTGTGATCGCACTATCCGGGGTGGTAGTGAACGACTCCCTGATTATGGTAGATTATGCGAATAAAAAAAGCAAAGAAGAGTCGGTGTTTGACGCTATTTTTGAAGCCGGTATACGTCGCTTCAGACCGATTATGCTTACCACGCTCACAACTTTCGGGGGCCTTACTCCAATCATACTGGAAACTTCTCGCCAGGCCAGAAACCTGATTCCTATGGCAATATCACTAGGGTTTGGAATCGTTTTCGCGACTTCCATCATTCTTATTCTCGTGCCCTGTCTGTACATGATACTGGAAGATGTGGTTTCCTCAGTAAAGAAAACCAAGGAAAAAGTGATCGCTTCTTAA
- a CDS encoding efflux RND transporter periplasmic adaptor subunit, translated as MSNKKILLICLIILISGGVVTSLIFLTEPTAQRSGATKETAMLVEVTKVRKGTFKPNIVATGTVQPSKDITLSPRVSGEIISRSPAFTPGGFVRKGEMLLQIDPADYRNTLELRESDLQQAISELNIEMGRQDVAQKGYQLVDEELAEMNKNLVLREPQLNAVKARVEAARASVKQAELNLQRTRIRAPFDAHILSRNVNEGSQVAMGDNLGRLVGMVEYWVVANVPVSNLRWLTFADSGDERGSMVKIRDRKAWGENEYRTGYLYRLIGALEGQTRLARVLISVPDPLAYQNDSLPTLMINAFVEVQIDAEQIEDVIRLSRDYVRDEETVWVMEEDKLQIRDVDILFSDANYAYIRDGIRENEQVVKTNLATVSEGVDLRLEDSGTESVQETNTDTTMENQAQSQSGGLH; from the coding sequence ATGAGCAACAAAAAAATACTACTCATCTGTCTGATTATCTTGATATCTGGAGGAGTCGTAACCAGCTTGATTTTCCTTACAGAACCTACTGCGCAACGCAGCGGCGCTACCAAAGAGACAGCCATGCTGGTTGAGGTAACCAAAGTTAGGAAAGGCACATTCAAACCTAATATTGTAGCTACGGGCACAGTACAGCCCTCTAAAGATATCACGCTTAGCCCCAGGGTAAGTGGAGAGATCATCAGCCGTTCGCCTGCTTTTACTCCCGGTGGGTTTGTTCGCAAAGGTGAAATGCTGCTTCAGATTGACCCTGCTGATTACCGGAATACGCTTGAGCTGAGAGAAAGTGATCTGCAACAAGCCATTTCGGAGCTAAACATAGAAATGGGACGTCAGGATGTAGCACAAAAAGGCTATCAACTGGTAGATGAGGAACTGGCTGAAATGAACAAAAATCTGGTACTGCGCGAACCTCAGCTTAATGCTGTAAAAGCAAGGGTTGAAGCTGCCCGTGCTTCTGTAAAACAGGCTGAGCTTAATTTACAAAGGACCAGAATCAGAGCCCCTTTTGATGCACACATCCTCAGCAGAAATGTAAATGAAGGCTCACAGGTGGCTATGGGCGATAACCTAGGTCGCCTGGTAGGCATGGTTGAATACTGGGTTGTCGCGAATGTCCCCGTTTCTAACCTCCGCTGGCTTACTTTTGCCGATTCAGGAGACGAAAGAGGCTCAATGGTAAAGATAAGAGACCGCAAAGCCTGGGGAGAGAATGAATACCGTACCGGTTACCTTTACCGGCTTATAGGAGCACTAGAAGGACAGACCCGCCTGGCGCGTGTTTTAATTTCTGTTCCTGATCCACTCGCCTACCAGAATGACTCACTACCTACGCTGATGATCAACGCTTTTGTAGAAGTACAAATTGATGCCGAGCAGATAGAAGATGTAATCCGGCTCAGCCGGGATTATGTACGGGATGAAGAAACCGTATGGGTAATGGAGGAAGACAAGCTCCAGATACGTGATGTAGACATTCTTTTCAGCGATGCTAATTACGCTTACATCCGGGATGGGATTCGTGAGAACGAGCAGGTCGTAAAGACTAATCTTGCAACGGTATCGGAAGGTGTAGACCTGAGACTTGAAGACTCAGGAACCGAATCTGTTCAAGAGACGAATACCGATACTACCATGGAAAATCAGGCTCAATCGCAATCAGGAGGGTTGCATTAG
- a CDS encoding efflux transporter outer membrane subunit codes for MKIEPSTQLKLDKVVCHFLRTDTSGLLLFFMFLVSIVFFSACSPKTTQAKLPVETPQPFTYTGKEVPTDAWWTSFNDQRLNTLVEQAIGTNMNLTAVWFRFKEAQAVVDRQSSFLLPDVEASIRSSLNRPQPDFVGGENVQLGLSAFYEVDLWGRISALIKAEKFRAEATFADYQAASISLSAEITSTWYQLMAEWQQLELIDEQINTNQKILDFIKAQFGSGQIRSVDILRQQQLVEASREQKIQTESRIEVLEHQLAVLLGMPAQNEIEYVPDSLPDLPPLPDTGIPSELLARRPDVQSAFKLLQASDREVASAISNRYPRLSISTSAQLRANNFDNLLEDWAYSLGGNLVAPLFYGGRLNAEVDRTQAVKNQRLYEYGQTVLVAFQEVEDALIQERKQLESIEVLKVQVELATRAYQQLEIEYFNGLSDYLAVLTALNQEQQLRRDLITANSLLLEYRIALYRALAGGFTTERELETES; via the coding sequence ATGAAAATAGAACCTAGTACACAGCTGAAGCTTGACAAAGTAGTATGTCATTTTTTACGTACTGACACTTCAGGTTTATTATTATTTTTTATGTTTTTAGTGAGTATAGTTTTTTTTTCTGCCTGTTCACCTAAAACGACCCAGGCCAAACTTCCAGTAGAAACACCCCAACCTTTTACCTATACCGGAAAAGAAGTCCCAACTGATGCATGGTGGACCAGCTTTAATGATCAGCGGCTCAATACACTGGTAGAACAGGCCATAGGCACCAACATGAATCTGACAGCTGTTTGGTTTCGTTTTAAAGAGGCGCAGGCGGTGGTGGACCGACAGTCGTCATTCCTGCTACCCGATGTTGAAGCGTCAATCCGCAGCAGCCTGAACCGTCCTCAGCCAGACTTCGTGGGTGGTGAAAATGTGCAGTTAGGACTTTCCGCCTTTTACGAAGTAGATCTCTGGGGAAGGATCAGCGCTTTAATTAAGGCGGAAAAATTCAGAGCCGAGGCTACATTCGCCGATTATCAGGCAGCGTCTATTTCACTCTCCGCAGAAATCACCAGTACCTGGTATCAGCTCATGGCGGAATGGCAGCAACTGGAACTTATTGATGAACAGATCAATACCAATCAAAAAATACTGGATTTTATCAAAGCACAGTTTGGTAGCGGACAGATCAGAAGTGTGGACATCTTACGTCAGCAGCAGCTGGTTGAAGCGAGCCGGGAACAGAAAATCCAGACAGAATCCAGGATAGAAGTGCTGGAGCATCAGTTGGCTGTTTTACTGGGTATGCCTGCCCAAAACGAAATTGAATATGTACCTGACAGCCTACCAGATTTACCTCCGCTCCCCGATACAGGTATACCCTCAGAACTACTGGCAAGGCGTCCTGATGTACAAAGCGCGTTTAAGCTGTTACAGGCATCAGACCGGGAAGTAGCCTCCGCGATCAGCAATCGATATCCCCGATTAAGCATATCAACATCTGCACAGTTAAGGGCCAATAATTTTGATAATCTCCTGGAAGACTGGGCCTATTCACTGGGAGGAAATCTGGTAGCTCCGCTTTTTTATGGAGGCAGACTAAATGCTGAAGTAGATAGAACACAGGCCGTCAAGAACCAACGGCTCTACGAATACGGACAAACCGTTCTGGTGGCTTTTCAGGAAGTAGAGGACGCTTTGATACAGGAGAGGAAACAACTTGAAAGTATTGAAGTTTTGAAGGTACAGGTTGAACTTGCCACACGCGCTTACCAACAACTTGAAATTGAATATTTTAATGGATTAAGTGATTACCTGGCTGTCCTTACTGCTTTGAACCAGGAACAACAGCTACGCAGAGACCTCATCACCGCCAACTCTTTGCTGCTGGAATACCGTATCGCGCTTTACAGAGCTTTGGCCGGAGGCTTTACAACAGAAAGGGAGCTTGAAACCGAATCTTAA
- a CDS encoding sugar ABC transporter ATP-binding protein → MRALDKVSLNIMKGEVHALCGENGAGKSTLMNILSGNLKPDSGQILVSGKEVQISNQLDAQELGIAIVYQERSLVDSISVAENIFTNNKPRNRYGLISYRKLYQQTQALLSSLNLSDIRPEMQVGHLSAAMQQMVEIAKALSQNPSILILDEPTASITENETTILFKIIRKLRAQGVSVIYISHRMAEIFEVADRVSVLKDGKYQGTRLVSETYIDEIIRMMVGRKLEKQEFLSDAKQDIVLEVNRLSSARFRNISFHLKKGEILALSGLVGAGRTEVARTIMGADPLIAGEIVLEGKKVKIDHPKTATKLGIGYLPEERKSNGLFLDMSVEDNIISAYLPFAAEKGFIQEAKVKRTAEDYIKKLRIITPSTHQKVMNLSGGNQQKIVLAKWLLRQPKVFMVDEPTHGVDVGAKAEIYAILKELTRQGVAILLISSELSEVLAISDRILVMWNGQLTAELSREEATEEEIMHYASGTKTMFV, encoded by the coding sequence GTGAGAGCTTTGGATAAAGTAAGCCTGAATATCATGAAGGGAGAAGTCCATGCCCTGTGCGGTGAGAATGGTGCCGGGAAAAGTACCTTGATGAATATTTTGTCAGGAAATCTCAAGCCTGATAGTGGTCAAATTTTGGTATCGGGTAAGGAGGTACAAATCTCAAATCAGCTGGATGCACAGGAACTGGGTATAGCCATCGTGTATCAGGAAAGAAGCCTGGTGGACTCAATCAGTGTTGCTGAAAACATATTTACGAATAATAAGCCCAGGAATCGTTATGGACTGATCAGTTACCGTAAGCTATACCAGCAAACCCAGGCGTTGTTAAGCAGCCTTAATTTATCCGACATCAGACCGGAAATGCAGGTAGGTCATTTGTCTGCTGCTATGCAGCAGATGGTTGAAATTGCCAAAGCTCTTTCACAAAACCCTTCCATACTTATCCTGGATGAGCCTACAGCCTCTATTACAGAAAATGAAACTACCATTCTATTTAAAATCATTCGCAAGCTGAGGGCGCAGGGAGTTTCGGTGATTTATATTTCGCACCGCATGGCAGAGATTTTTGAGGTTGCCGATCGGGTAAGTGTGCTTAAGGATGGAAAATACCAGGGTACAAGGCTTGTAAGTGAAACCTACATAGATGAAATCATTCGCATGATGGTGGGGCGAAAGCTGGAAAAGCAGGAGTTCCTCTCGGATGCCAAGCAGGATATTGTTTTAGAGGTGAACAGGCTGAGCAGCGCTCGCTTCAGAAATATCAGTTTCCATTTGAAGAAAGGGGAAATCCTTGCCCTCTCGGGATTAGTGGGTGCCGGAAGAACTGAAGTAGCCCGTACAATCATGGGCGCTGACCCTCTCATCGCTGGAGAAATAGTACTAGAGGGCAAAAAAGTAAAAATAGATCACCCAAAAACAGCTACAAAACTGGGTATAGGTTACCTGCCGGAAGAAAGAAAGTCCAACGGCCTGTTTCTGGACATGAGCGTAGAGGACAACATTATTTCCGCTTACTTACCTTTTGCTGCTGAAAAAGGATTCATCCAAGAGGCAAAAGTGAAAAGGACGGCTGAGGATTACATCAAAAAGCTTCGCATCATCACCCCCTCTACGCATCAGAAAGTAATGAACCTAAGTGGCGGAAATCAGCAGAAGATCGTGCTGGCCAAATGGCTTTTGCGTCAGCCCAAAGTGTTTATGGTAGATGAGCCTACACACGGTGTGGACGTGGGTGCCAAAGCGGAGATTTATGCTATCCTCAAAGAACTTACTCGTCAGGGAGTAGCCATACTCTTAATCTCTTCGGAATTATCTGAAGTACTGGCGATCAGTGATCGCATCCTGGTGATGTGGAATGGTCAGCTTACTGCTGAGCTAAGCCGTGAAGAAGCCACCGAAGAAGAGATTATGCATTATGCCTCAGGAACTAAAACGATGTTTGTCTGA
- a CDS encoding ABC transporter permease — protein sequence MNRDKITRLLQDRVFTLSVTIAILFIVCSIIWPATFPTFDNISLVLLNLSIESIVAVGMMLLLISGMFDLSVGSVVAFAGSIAAYLMYWYGMYVSVAILVGLGLAGLIGLINGFFVAKVGINPLIQTLAMMGIVRGLALMVAGAGIQNLPEAFNAIGQSKLLGLQTPVWFMIIVVAIFSLLVSRTVFFRQYYYIGGNEKAARLSGIRVERVKIIGFVLISLLAGLAGILLASRLGAALATSGRGMELRVITAVILGGASLLGGQGKIIGALLGTIFMGLVSNIMILARVSGYWQEIVLGLILILAVAVDVLAQRRAGTTPREYVKRASEVTPPKVEA from the coding sequence ATGAACAGAGATAAAATAACCCGACTGCTACAGGACAGAGTGTTTACCCTCTCAGTGACCATCGCCATATTATTCATTGTGTGCAGTATCATCTGGCCTGCTACCTTTCCCACCTTTGACAATATCTCACTAGTGCTGCTCAATCTTTCCATAGAATCAATTGTGGCGGTGGGAATGATGCTGTTGCTCATTTCCGGTATGTTTGACCTTTCAGTAGGCTCAGTCGTAGCATTTGCCGGAAGCATAGCCGCCTATTTAATGTATTGGTACGGCATGTATGTATCCGTAGCGATTCTGGTCGGCTTAGGTTTGGCCGGTCTGATAGGGCTGATCAATGGTTTTTTTGTAGCCAAAGTCGGGATTAACCCGCTGATACAGACATTGGCCATGATGGGTATCGTGCGGGGTTTGGCACTTATGGTGGCTGGTGCAGGAATCCAGAATCTACCTGAAGCATTCAACGCCATAGGGCAATCCAAACTCCTGGGTTTGCAAACACCTGTATGGTTTATGATAATCGTAGTTGCCATATTTAGTCTGCTGGTATCTCGCACAGTCTTTTTCCGGCAATATTATTATATCGGAGGCAATGAAAAAGCCGCCCGCCTTTCCGGTATCAGAGTAGAGAGGGTTAAGATCATTGGTTTTGTACTGATCTCCTTACTGGCTGGTTTGGCGGGTATTCTCCTGGCCTCACGCCTGGGGGCGGCATTGGCTACTTCGGGTAGAGGCATGGAATTACGCGTCATTACGGCTGTCATTCTGGGAGGGGCGAGTTTGTTGGGTGGCCAGGGTAAGATCATCGGAGCCTTATTGGGTACCATCTTTATGGGGTTAGTGAGTAACATCATGATATTGGCAAGGGTATCGGGTTATTGGCAGGAAATTGTATTGGGCCTTATCCTGATCCTGGCAGTAGCGGTAGATGTGCTGGCTCAGCGAAGAGCAGGCACTACCCCTCGTGAATATGTGAAAAGGGCCTCTGAAGTTACACCTCCAAAAGTAGAAGCATGA